A single region of the Mycobacterium lentiflavum genome encodes:
- the hisI gene encoding phosphoribosyl-AMP cyclohydrolase: MTLDPDIAARLKRNADGLFTAVVQERGSGDVLMVAWMDDAALARTLETREATYFSRSRGEQWIKGATSGHTQYVHSLRLDCDGDAVLLTVDQVGGACHTGDHSCFDAGALLEPEN, translated from the coding sequence ATGACACTCGATCCCGACATCGCCGCGCGCCTCAAGCGCAACGCCGACGGCCTGTTCACCGCCGTCGTGCAGGAGCGAGGCAGCGGCGACGTGCTGATGGTCGCCTGGATGGATGACGCGGCGCTGGCCCGCACCCTGGAAACCCGTGAGGCCACTTACTTTTCGCGATCCCGCGGCGAGCAGTGGATCAAGGGTGCGACGTCGGGGCACACCCAGTATGTGCACTCGCTGCGCCTGGACTGCGACGGTGACGCCGTGCTGCTGACTGTCGACCAGGTCGGCGGAGCCTGCCACACCGGAGACCACAGCTGCTTCGATGCCGGCGCGCTGCTCGAACCCGAGAACTAG
- the hisB gene encoding imidazoleglycerol-phosphate dehydratase HisB, translated as MTTPETGKATRRARIERRTKESDIVVELDLDGTGQVHVDTGVPFYDHMLTALGSHASFDLTVRTEGDVEIEGHHTIEDTAIVLGQALREALGDKKGIRRFGDAFIPMDETLAHAAVDVSGRPYCVHSGEPDHLQHTTIAGSSVPYHTVINRHVFESLAANARIALHVRVLYGRDPHHITEAQYKAVARALRQAVEPDPRVSGVPSTKGVL; from the coding sequence GTGACGACCCCCGAAACAGGAAAAGCGACGCGCCGCGCGCGCATCGAACGCCGCACCAAGGAATCCGACATCGTCGTCGAGCTGGACCTCGATGGCACCGGTCAGGTGCACGTCGACACCGGTGTGCCGTTCTATGACCACATGCTGACCGCGTTGGGCAGTCACGCCAGCTTCGACCTGACCGTGCGCACCGAGGGCGACGTGGAAATCGAAGGACACCACACGATCGAGGACACCGCGATCGTGCTGGGCCAGGCCCTCCGGGAGGCCCTTGGCGACAAGAAGGGTATCCGCCGGTTCGGGGATGCCTTCATTCCGATGGACGAGACGCTCGCGCACGCCGCCGTCGACGTGTCCGGCCGGCCGTACTGCGTGCACAGTGGCGAGCCGGATCACCTGCAGCACACCACCATCGCTGGCAGCTCGGTGCCCTATCACACCGTGATCAACCGGCACGTGTTCGAATCGCTGGCGGCCAACGCCCGCATCGCCCTGCACGTGCGGGTGCTGTACGGGCGCGACCCGCACCACATCACCGAAGCGCAGTACAAGGCCGTCGCACGCGCGTTGCGCCAGGCGGTCGAACCCGACCCCCGTGTGTCGGGTGTACCGTCCACCAAAGGTGTTCTGTGA
- a CDS encoding nitroreductase family deazaflavin-dependent oxidoreductase: MSTKDHPNNAPGIPMVYPTWFENFQVKYVNPALKPIARFLPGTGTIEHRGRTSGKTYKTIVTAYRNGNVLAIALGHGKTDWVKNVLAAGQADLHFARSVVHITNPRILPAGSDGTGLPRLVRLQLRRMAVLVSDIA, from the coding sequence ATGTCCACAAAGGATCACCCGAACAACGCTCCGGGCATCCCGATGGTATATCCGACGTGGTTTGAGAACTTCCAGGTCAAATACGTCAACCCGGCCTTGAAGCCGATCGCGCGCTTCCTGCCCGGCACGGGCACGATCGAGCATCGCGGCCGCACGTCGGGCAAGACGTACAAGACCATCGTGACGGCCTATCGCAACGGCAATGTGTTGGCGATTGCGCTGGGCCACGGCAAGACCGACTGGGTGAAGAACGTGCTGGCCGCCGGGCAGGCTGACCTGCACTTTGCCCGCAGCGTCGTGCACATCACCAATCCCCGGATCCTGCCCGCGGGGTCCGATGGCACGGGCCTGCCCCGGCTGGTGCGTCTGCAGTTGCGCCGGATGGCGGTGCTGGTCAGCGACATCGCCTGA
- a CDS encoding serine/threonine-protein kinase: MPQSNGLPEGALFAGFRIIRRLGAGGMGEVYLAQHPRLPRRDALKILPAELTDNVEFRQRFNREADLAASLYNEHIVGIHDRGEYEGQLWISIDYVEGTDAAQLLRQYPSGLPKADVLEIVAAVADALDYAHSRGLLHRDVKPANILISDAAPRRRILLADFGIARELGEISGLTATNMMMGTTAYCAPEQLQGLDIDGRADQYALGCTAFNLLTGAAPFQNSNPAVVITQHLSTPPPPVSGRRPELADLDGALAKALAKNPADRFATCTDFAAALGSQLDTAADAVGPTQAAPIADTEAIAAPQTASPATPAARSTRRTAVAVAAVVGLALVGLAVLVGVRVFGGSHQSGNANAHSVAPTSGQASTPTNPAIKLSGQITDQSGVLGPLEYDAVDRALRKLYDTRGTRLWVVYVKRFDGLKPFRWAEEVMRANNFTDNDAILAVATEEPAYSFRVPNAVINGKPIDLEVVRRDRISPAVFRHEWTRAAIEAANSLDVAPR, from the coding sequence ATGCCGCAAAGCAATGGTTTACCCGAAGGCGCGCTGTTCGCTGGATTCAGGATCATTCGGCGGCTGGGGGCCGGCGGGATGGGCGAGGTGTATCTGGCGCAGCATCCGCGGCTGCCGCGCCGTGACGCCCTGAAGATCTTGCCCGCCGAGCTCACCGACAACGTCGAGTTTCGGCAGCGCTTCAACCGGGAGGCCGATCTCGCCGCCAGCCTGTACAACGAGCACATCGTCGGTATCCACGACCGCGGCGAATACGAAGGGCAACTGTGGATTTCGATAGACTACGTGGAGGGCACCGACGCCGCGCAGCTGCTGCGCCAGTACCCGTCGGGGTTGCCGAAAGCCGACGTCCTCGAAATCGTCGCCGCCGTGGCCGACGCGCTGGATTACGCGCATTCGCGCGGCCTGCTGCACCGCGACGTCAAACCAGCGAACATTTTGATCAGCGATGCCGCGCCGCGACGGCGCATCCTGCTGGCCGATTTCGGCATTGCTCGCGAGCTGGGTGAAATCAGCGGCCTGACAGCGACAAACATGATGATGGGCACCACCGCCTATTGCGCGCCCGAGCAGCTGCAGGGACTCGACATCGATGGACGGGCCGACCAATACGCGCTGGGATGTACCGCGTTCAATCTGTTGACCGGTGCCGCCCCTTTTCAGAATTCCAATCCCGCGGTGGTCATCACACAGCATTTGTCCACGCCGCCGCCGCCGGTCAGCGGGCGCCGGCCCGAGCTGGCGGATCTCGACGGCGCACTCGCCAAGGCGTTGGCCAAGAACCCCGCCGATCGTTTCGCGACGTGTACGGATTTCGCCGCCGCGCTCGGCAGCCAGCTCGACACCGCGGCCGACGCCGTCGGTCCGACCCAAGCGGCCCCGATCGCGGACACCGAAGCAATCGCTGCGCCCCAAACCGCCTCACCCGCAACGCCGGCCGCACGCAGCACCCGGCGCACGGCGGTGGCGGTCGCCGCGGTCGTCGGTCTGGCCCTGGTCGGCCTTGCCGTCCTCGTCGGGGTCCGGGTGTTCGGCGGCTCGCACCAATCCGGCAACGCCAACGCGCATTCTGTCGCGCCAACGAGCGGGCAGGCCTCGACTCCCACGAATCCGGCAATCAAGCTCTCCGGCCAGATCACCGACCAATCGGGAGTGCTTGGCCCGCTGGAGTACGACGCGGTGGACCGGGCCCTCAGGAAGCTCTACGACACCCGCGGCACCCGGCTATGGGTCGTCTACGTCAAACGCTTCGATGGCCTCAAGCCATTCCGCTGGGCGGAGGAAGTCATGCGCGCCAACAACTTCACCGACAACGACGCCATCCTTGCCGTCGCCACCGAGGAGCCCGCGTACTCGTTCCGGGTGCCCAACGCGGTGATCAACGGCAAGCCCATCGATCTGGAAGTCGTTCGCCGGGATCGCATCTCACCGGCGGTCTTTCGTCATGAATGGACGCGCGCCGCGATCGAGGCGGCCAATAGCCTGGACGTGGCGCCCCGCTAG
- the hisD gene encoding histidinol dehydrogenase — protein MLARIDLRGAELTAARLRAALPRGGADVESVLSKVQPIVQAVAERGAEAALEYGESFDGVRPAAVRVPGAALRAALDGLDADVRDALQVMIERTRAVHADQCRTDTTTVLGPGATVTERWVPVERVGLYVPGGNAVYPSSVVMNVVPAQAAGVDSLVVTSPPQAQCQGQFEGLPHPTILAAARLLGVDEVWAVGGAQAVALLAYGGVDTDGTQLAPVDLITGPGNVYVTAAKRLCRSLVGIDAEAGPTEIAILADHTADPAHVAADLISQAEHDEMAGSVLVTASEDLAAATDTEVAAQLQTTVHRERVTSALSGPQSAIILVDDLDAGVKVVNAYAAEHLEIQTADAPQVAGRIRSAGAIFVGPYSPVSLGDYCAGSNHVLPTAGSARHSSGLSVQTFLRGIHVVDYTEAALKDVSGHVVTLAKAEDLPAHGEAVRRRFER, from the coding sequence GTGCTGGCCCGCATCGACCTGCGGGGCGCGGAGCTGACGGCTGCCCGGCTGCGGGCGGCGTTACCGCGTGGCGGCGCCGATGTGGAGTCGGTGTTGTCGAAGGTGCAGCCGATCGTGCAGGCCGTTGCCGAGCGCGGGGCCGAGGCGGCGCTGGAATACGGCGAGTCGTTCGACGGCGTACGCCCGGCGGCGGTCCGGGTACCCGGGGCCGCGTTGCGGGCCGCGCTGGACGGGCTGGACGCTGACGTCCGCGACGCCCTGCAGGTGATGATCGAGCGGACCCGCGCCGTACACGCCGACCAGTGCCGGACCGACACCACCACCGTGCTCGGGCCGGGTGCCACCGTCACCGAGCGCTGGGTGCCCGTCGAGCGGGTCGGCCTGTATGTGCCCGGCGGCAACGCGGTGTATCCGTCCAGCGTGGTGATGAACGTCGTCCCCGCGCAGGCCGCGGGAGTCGACTCGCTGGTGGTGACCAGTCCGCCGCAGGCACAGTGCCAGGGCCAGTTCGAAGGCCTGCCGCACCCGACGATCCTGGCCGCGGCCCGGCTGCTCGGCGTCGACGAGGTGTGGGCCGTCGGCGGGGCGCAGGCCGTCGCACTGCTGGCCTACGGCGGCGTCGACACCGACGGCACGCAGCTGGCGCCGGTCGACCTGATCACCGGGCCCGGCAATGTCTACGTCACGGCCGCCAAGCGGCTCTGCCGCTCGCTGGTCGGCATCGACGCCGAAGCCGGGCCGACCGAGATCGCCATCCTGGCCGACCACACCGCCGACCCGGCGCACGTGGCCGCCGACCTGATCAGCCAAGCCGAACACGACGAGATGGCCGGCAGTGTGCTGGTGACCGCGAGCGAAGACCTGGCCGCGGCCACCGACACCGAGGTCGCCGCGCAGCTGCAGACCACGGTGCATCGTGAACGGGTGACGAGCGCGCTCAGCGGCCCGCAATCGGCGATCATCCTGGTTGACGATCTCGACGCCGGTGTCAAGGTGGTCAACGCCTATGCCGCCGAGCACCTCGAGATCCAGACCGCTGACGCGCCGCAGGTTGCCGGCCGAATACGTTCGGCCGGAGCGATTTTCGTCGGCCCGTACTCTCCGGTAAGCCTCGGCGACTACTGTGCCGGCTCCAACCACGTGTTGCCGACCGCGGGCAGCGCCCGGCACTCCAGCGGTCTTTCGGTGCAGACCTTCCTGCGTGGCATCCACGTCGTGGACTACACCGAGGCGGCCCTCAAGGACGTCTCCGGACACGTGGTCACCCTCGCGAAAGCCGAAGACCTGCCCGCCCACGGCGAGGCGGTCCGGCGGAGGTTCGAACGATGA
- the hisF gene encoding imidazole glycerol phosphate synthase subunit HisF, which translates to MHAGTDLAVRVIPCLDVDDGRVVKGVNFENLRDAGDPVELAAAYDAEGADELTFLDVTASSSGRATMLDVVRHTAEQVFIPLTVGGGVRAVADVDVLLRAGADKVSVNTAAIARPDLLAEMSRQFGSQCIVLSVDARRVPSGSTPTPSGWEVTTHGGRRGTGIDAVEWAARGADLGVGEILLNSMDADGTKAGFDLAMLRAVRAAVTVPVIASGGAGTVDHFAPAVAAGADAVLAASVFHFRELTIGQVKAAMAAAGITVR; encoded by the coding sequence ATGCATGCGGGTACCGACCTTGCCGTGCGCGTGATTCCGTGCCTGGACGTCGACGACGGGCGCGTGGTCAAGGGAGTCAATTTCGAGAATCTGCGCGACGCGGGTGACCCCGTCGAACTCGCCGCGGCCTATGACGCCGAGGGCGCCGACGAGCTGACCTTTCTGGACGTGACCGCGTCCTCGTCGGGCCGGGCGACGATGTTGGATGTGGTACGCCACACCGCCGAGCAGGTGTTCATCCCGCTGACCGTCGGCGGCGGCGTCCGCGCCGTCGCCGACGTCGATGTCCTGCTGCGGGCGGGGGCGGACAAGGTCTCGGTGAATACCGCCGCGATCGCACGCCCGGACCTATTGGCAGAGATGTCAAGGCAATTCGGCTCGCAATGCATCGTGTTGTCCGTCGACGCTCGCAGGGTGCCGTCCGGTTCGACCCCCACGCCATCGGGCTGGGAGGTCACCACGCACGGCGGGCGCCGCGGCACCGGCATCGACGCCGTCGAGTGGGCGGCCCGGGGTGCCGACCTCGGAGTGGGGGAGATTCTGCTCAATTCGATGGACGCCGACGGCACCAAGGCCGGTTTCGATCTGGCGATGTTGCGCGCGGTTCGTGCCGCGGTCACGGTTCCGGTGATCGCCAGCGGCGGCGCGGGCACGGTCGACCACTTCGCGCCCGCGGTTGCGGCCGGTGCCGATGCGGTGTTGGCGGCCAGCGTCTTTCACTTCCGCGAGCTGACGATCGGGCAGGTGAAGGCGGCGATGGCCGCGGCAGGGATCACGGTACGATGA
- a CDS encoding inositol monophosphatase family protein, whose product MDLHALLAEASTILDAAVEPFVAGHRADSAVRKKGNDFATQVDLAIERQVVAALQAATGIGVHGEEFGGTPVDSPWVWVLDPIDGTFNYAAGSPMAAILLGLLHDGEPVAGLTWIPFTDDRYAALAEGPLMKNDVAQAPLNHTPLADTLIGVGTFNADSRGRFPGRYRLAVLEKLSRVSSRLRMHGSTGLDLVYVADGILSCAVHFGGQVWDHAAGVAQVRAAGGTVTDLLGQPWTPESRSVLAAAPGAYEEILEILRSAGRPEDY is encoded by the coding sequence ATGGATCTGCACGCACTGCTGGCCGAGGCGTCGACAATCCTCGACGCAGCGGTGGAGCCGTTCGTGGCGGGGCACCGCGCCGATTCGGCGGTACGCAAGAAGGGCAACGACTTCGCCACCCAGGTTGATCTGGCGATCGAGCGGCAGGTTGTCGCGGCGCTGCAAGCGGCCACCGGAATCGGGGTGCACGGCGAGGAATTCGGTGGCACACCGGTCGATTCACCATGGGTGTGGGTGCTGGATCCGATCGACGGCACCTTCAACTACGCCGCCGGTTCACCCATGGCGGCGATACTGCTGGGCCTGTTGCACGACGGCGAGCCGGTGGCCGGCCTGACCTGGATACCGTTCACCGACGACCGCTATGCGGCTCTCGCCGAGGGGCCGTTGATGAAGAATGATGTCGCGCAGGCGCCGTTGAACCACACGCCGCTGGCCGACACCCTGATCGGCGTCGGCACATTCAACGCCGACTCTCGGGGACGATTCCCGGGACGTTATCGACTCGCGGTGCTGGAAAAGCTGAGCCGGGTGTCCTCGCGACTGCGCATGCACGGTTCGACCGGCCTTGACCTGGTTTATGTGGCCGACGGAATCCTTTCGTGCGCAGTTCATTTCGGCGGCCAGGTGTGGGATCACGCCGCCGGGGTCGCGCAGGTTCGCGCCGCGGGTGGCACCGTCACCGATCTGCTCGGTCAACCCTGGACCCCCGAGTCTCGGTCGGTGCTGGCCGCCGCCCCCGGCGCGTACGAAGAGATCCTCGAGATTCTGCGCAGTGCCGGTCGACCGGAGGACTACTGA
- the priA gene encoding bifunctional 1-(5-phosphoribosyl)-5-((5-phosphoribosylamino)methylideneamino)imidazole-4-carboxamide isomerase/phosphoribosylanthranilate isomerase PriA produces MSLILLPAVDVVEGRAVRLVQGKAGSETEYGSALDAALNWQRDGADWIHLVDLDAAFGRGSNRELLAEVVGKLDVSVELSGGIRDDDSLAAALATGCARVNLGTAALENPQWCARAITEHGEKVAVGLDVQIDPSHPHGEYRLRGRGWETDGGDLWDVLERLDAEGCSRFVVTDVTKDGTLGGPNLDLLARVAERTDAPVIASGGVSSLDDLRAIATLTDRGVEGAIVGKALYAGRFTLPQALDAVRR; encoded by the coding sequence ATGTCATTGATTTTGTTACCCGCTGTCGATGTTGTCGAAGGTCGTGCCGTGCGCCTGGTGCAGGGCAAGGCCGGCAGCGAAACCGAGTACGGCTCGGCGCTGGACGCGGCACTGAACTGGCAGCGCGACGGTGCCGACTGGATCCATCTCGTGGACTTGGACGCGGCGTTCGGCCGCGGTTCCAACCGCGAATTGCTTGCCGAGGTGGTCGGAAAGCTCGACGTGTCGGTGGAGTTGTCCGGCGGGATTCGCGACGACGACTCGCTGGCGGCGGCGCTGGCCACCGGCTGCGCCCGGGTCAACCTGGGGACCGCGGCGCTGGAGAATCCGCAGTGGTGTGCCCGGGCGATCACCGAGCACGGTGAGAAGGTCGCCGTCGGTTTGGACGTCCAGATCGACCCGAGCCATCCACACGGCGAGTACCGACTGCGCGGACGGGGCTGGGAAACCGACGGTGGCGATCTGTGGGATGTGCTGGAACGCCTTGACGCCGAAGGATGTTCGCGGTTCGTCGTCACCGACGTCACCAAGGACGGCACGCTGGGCGGCCCGAACCTCGACCTGCTGGCCCGTGTCGCCGAGCGCACCGACGCCCCGGTCATCGCGTCCGGTGGCGTGTCGAGCCTGGACGACCTGCGCGCGATCGCCACTCTCACCGACCGCGGCGTCGAGGGAGCCATTGTGGGCAAGGCGCTCTACGCCGGGCGGTTCACCTTGCCGCAGGCACTGGACGCGGTGCGGCGGTAG
- a CDS encoding peroxiredoxin: MKTGDTVADFELPDQTGTPRKLSALLADGPVVLFFYPAAMTPGCTKEACHFRDLAAEFAAVGANRVGISTDAVQKQAKFADKESFDYPLLSDSDGTVAAQFGVKRGLLGKLMPVKRTTFVIDTDRTVLNVISSEFSMDTHADQALQTLRARSSA; encoded by the coding sequence ATGAAAACTGGTGACACGGTGGCCGACTTCGAACTTCCCGATCAGACCGGAACGCCCCGCAAGCTCAGCGCCCTGCTTGCCGACGGACCGGTGGTGCTGTTCTTCTACCCCGCGGCAATGACTCCTGGGTGCACCAAGGAAGCCTGCCATTTCCGCGACCTGGCCGCCGAATTCGCGGCGGTCGGCGCCAACCGCGTCGGCATCAGCACCGATGCCGTGCAGAAGCAGGCCAAGTTCGCCGACAAGGAAAGCTTCGACTACCCGCTGCTGTCCGACTCCGACGGCACGGTGGCCGCCCAGTTCGGCGTCAAGCGTGGTCTGCTCGGCAAGTTGATGCCGGTCAAACGCACGACGTTCGTGATCGACACCGACCGCACGGTGCTCAACGTGATTTCCAGCGAGTTCAGCATGGACACCCATGCCGACCAGGCGCTGCAGACCCTGCGGGCCCGTTCGTCGGCGTAA
- a CDS encoding calcium:proton antiporter: protein MRERISWNVVVPLLALVTLALTWGTEPGPSLAALEAVVLIGAVLAAVHHAEVVAHRVGEPFGSLVLATAVTVIELALIIELMASGGNEAETLARDTAFAALMITTNGIAGLSLLLGSHRYGVTLFNPHGSGAALATLTTLATLSLVLPSFTTTRGRQEFSPGQLVFAAVASLLLYLLFVFTQTVRHRDFFLPVAQRGQQGSMFDEESHAEPPSQAAALRSVALLAGALVAVVGLAEQESPAVEKLVSVAGFPHSFVGVVIAGLVLLPETLAAVRAARQGRIQTSLNLAYGSAMASIGLTIPGIALASIWIKGPLLLGLGPTQLVLFALTVVISMLTVIPGRATRLQGEVHLVLLAAFVFLAIVP from the coding sequence ATGCGCGAACGAATCTCGTGGAACGTGGTGGTGCCGCTGCTGGCCCTCGTCACGCTGGCACTGACCTGGGGCACGGAGCCTGGGCCGTCGCTGGCGGCGCTCGAGGCGGTCGTTCTGATCGGTGCCGTGTTGGCCGCGGTGCACCACGCGGAGGTGGTCGCGCACCGGGTGGGCGAGCCGTTCGGGTCGCTGGTGCTCGCCACCGCGGTAACCGTCATCGAGCTGGCTCTGATCATCGAGCTGATGGCCTCGGGCGGAAATGAGGCGGAGACGCTGGCCCGGGATACCGCGTTTGCCGCCCTGATGATCACCACCAACGGCATCGCCGGGCTGTCGCTGCTGCTGGGATCGCATCGCTACGGCGTGACGTTGTTCAACCCGCACGGCAGCGGTGCGGCGCTGGCGACGCTCACCACGCTGGCGACGCTGAGCCTGGTGCTGCCCAGCTTCACCACGACTCGTGGTCGGCAAGAGTTCTCGCCCGGGCAGCTGGTATTCGCCGCCGTCGCCTCGCTGCTGCTGTACCTGCTGTTCGTCTTCACCCAGACGGTGCGGCATCGCGACTTCTTTCTGCCGGTCGCGCAGCGCGGTCAGCAGGGCAGCATGTTCGACGAGGAAAGCCACGCGGAACCGCCGAGCCAAGCCGCGGCGCTGCGCAGCGTCGCGCTGCTGGCGGGCGCGCTTGTCGCGGTCGTGGGCCTGGCCGAACAGGAGTCGCCGGCCGTCGAGAAACTGGTGTCGGTCGCGGGCTTTCCGCACTCGTTCGTCGGCGTGGTGATCGCGGGCCTGGTGTTGCTGCCCGAGACGCTGGCGGCGGTGCGAGCGGCGCGACAGGGCCGCATTCAGACCAGTCTGAACCTCGCGTACGGCTCGGCGATGGCCAGCATCGGGCTCACTATTCCGGGCATCGCGCTGGCGTCGATCTGGATCAAAGGGCCGCTGCTTCTCGGGTTGGGTCCGACACAGTTGGTGCTGTTTGCCCTGACCGTGGTGATCAGCATGCTCACCGTGATCCCCGGCCGGGCGACCCGGTTACAGGGCGAGGTACATCTGGTGCTGCTGGCCGCGTTCGTGTTCCTGGCGATCGTCCCGTAA
- the hisH gene encoding imidazole glycerol phosphate synthase subunit HisH → MTTRSVVVLDYGSGNLRSAQRALERVGATVEVTADARAAAAADGLVVPGVGAYEACMTGLRKIAGERIIAERVAAGRPVLGVCVGMQILFARGVEFGVETSGCGQWPGSVTRLDAPVIPHMGWNVVQSGSGSRLFNGLDASARFYFVHSYAAQRWEGSPEAVLTWATHQVPFLAAVEDGPLAATQFHPEKSGDAGAAVLSNWVEGL, encoded by the coding sequence GTGACAACACGATCAGTCGTGGTGCTGGACTACGGCTCGGGCAATCTCCGGTCTGCGCAGCGTGCGCTGGAGCGCGTCGGTGCGACGGTGGAGGTCACCGCCGACGCGCGTGCGGCCGCGGCCGCCGACGGGCTGGTGGTGCCCGGGGTCGGCGCGTACGAGGCGTGCATGACCGGACTGCGCAAGATCGCCGGGGAGCGGATCATCGCCGAACGGGTGGCCGCCGGGCGCCCGGTGCTCGGGGTCTGCGTCGGCATGCAGATCCTGTTCGCGCGCGGCGTGGAATTCGGGGTCGAGACGTCCGGGTGTGGGCAGTGGCCCGGATCCGTGACCCGGCTGGACGCCCCGGTGATCCCGCACATGGGCTGGAATGTCGTCCAATCCGGCTCGGGCAGTCGACTTTTCAACGGTCTGGATGCGTCCGCCCGGTTCTACTTCGTGCATTCCTACGCCGCGCAGCGGTGGGAAGGCTCGCCGGAGGCCGTGCTGACGTGGGCCACCCATCAGGTGCCGTTTCTGGCGGCGGTCGAGGACGGTCCGCTGGCCGCCACCCAATTCCACCCGGAGAAGAGTGGGGACGCCGGTGCGGCCGTATTGAGCAACTGGGTTGAGGGACTGTAG
- a CDS encoding histidinol-phosphate transaminase: MTASERQVTLDDLPLRADLRGKSPYGAPQLAVPVRLNTNENPHPPSQALVDDVVRSVREVAADLHRYPDRDAVALRTDLARYLTAQTGTRLGFENLWAANGSNEILQQLLQAFGGPGRSAIGFVPSYSMHPLISEGTRTEWLEAPRSDDFNLDIDAAVAAITERKPDVVFVTSPNNPTGQSIALPDLRRLLDVTPGILIVDEAYGEFSSQPSAVELIEEYPTRLVVSRTMSKAFAFAGGRLGYLVATPALIDAMLLVRLPYHLSSVTQAAARAALRHADDTLGSVATLIAERERVMAALSRLGFRVIPSDANFVLFGEFADAPAAWQRYLEVGVLIRDVGITGYLRTTIGLADENDGFLRASAQIAATELAPANPSPLGAIASATTPRAAGRDHVLGAS; this comes from the coding sequence ATGACCGCATCCGAGCGGCAGGTGACCCTCGACGACCTGCCGCTACGCGCCGACTTGCGCGGCAAATCGCCTTACGGCGCACCGCAATTGGCGGTTCCGGTGCGGCTGAACACCAATGAGAACCCGCACCCGCCCAGTCAGGCTTTGGTCGACGACGTCGTCCGGTCCGTGCGGGAGGTCGCCGCCGATTTGCACCGCTATCCGGACCGTGACGCGGTGGCGCTGCGCACCGATCTGGCGCGTTACCTCACCGCGCAGACCGGAACCCGGCTCGGTTTCGAAAACCTCTGGGCCGCCAATGGATCCAACGAGATCCTGCAGCAGCTGTTGCAGGCGTTCGGCGGGCCGGGACGCAGCGCGATCGGATTCGTCCCGTCTTACTCGATGCACCCGCTGATTTCCGAGGGCACCCGCACCGAATGGCTCGAGGCCCCGCGCAGTGACGACTTCAACCTCGACATCGACGCGGCCGTCGCCGCCATCACCGAGCGCAAACCGGACGTGGTATTCGTCACCAGCCCGAACAACCCGACTGGACAAAGCATTGCGCTGCCGGATCTGCGCCGGCTACTCGACGTGACACCGGGCATTCTGATCGTCGACGAGGCCTACGGCGAGTTCTCGTCGCAGCCCAGCGCCGTCGAGCTGATCGAGGAGTACCCGACCCGGCTCGTGGTCAGCCGCACGATGAGCAAGGCGTTCGCGTTCGCCGGCGGCCGGCTGGGGTATCTGGTCGCCACGCCTGCGCTGATCGACGCGATGCTGTTGGTGCGATTGCCCTATCACCTGTCGTCGGTCACCCAGGCCGCCGCCCGGGCCGCGCTGCGCCACGCCGACGACACCCTGGGCAGCGTGGCCACCTTGATCGCCGAACGCGAACGAGTGATGGCGGCCTTGAGCCGCTTGGGCTTTCGGGTGATCCCCAGCGACGCGAACTTCGTGCTGTTCGGCGAATTCGCGGACGCGCCCGCCGCCTGGCAGCGCTACCTGGAGGTGGGCGTGCTGATCCGCGACGTCGGCATTACCGGCTACCTGCGCACCACCATCGGACTTGCCGACGAGAACGACGGGTTCCTCAGGGCGAGCGCCCAGATCGCCGCCACCGAGCTGGCCCCAGCCAATCCCAGCCCGCTAGGCGCGATCGCAAGCGCGACGACGCCGCGTGCGGCGGGGCGCGACCACGTATTAGGAGCCTCGTGA